The DNA sequence atgaGAGATATCTCAGCTTTTATCATTCAAATTCTCTAAAAAAATTACAGTGCTGATGACAATTACCACAACTAGTAAGAGCTATAAACATCTCAACTTAAAACTCGTACTTACAAATGACGAGAGATTTATGTAATTTCATGAAAAcgcaaataaatactaaatatgcAAGACAAGAGACCTGAAAGactgaaaaataagataaagatgtTCACGTTCGGAAATTGTTTAATTGGGACCTCCAAATTTGCTCATCATTTTCGCAATGACCGGAGCGACCTTAGGATTTGACTGATGCTTAGCCAAGTTAGCAGGGTTCTTCATAACTGCAATCAATCCAACAATGAGTACATAATGTTGCCATCaatgaatatatacatataactgAAAGGAACAGAAGATAAAGCCCCATTCCCCAAAATGAAAAAAACTAACAGAAGTtgatttaatttgttttgagcaCAATTGTCAAAAGGCACATGAAAAGGAAATTATGACATCTTGATAAAATTAAGTGGATCCTGTGAGTCTATGACTACATCGTTTAACCACCATCTATGACGCTAAAATGAACAACAATTCTTCCTCATCATTCCACATCCCCAGTCTTCGAATAAAGTTTGATATTTCACAAATATGCAATTCTATGAAGAAATTGACAAAATCTAAATCTTCATAATCTACATCCAAAACATGACATATGAAGCAACCCAATAGTTTCCTCAAGCTACTACGAATAACTACATGGTCATCAGATTTAGTTTGGTCAATTCCGCCAGCAACTTACGAAATCCAGAAAATGCTTGGACACATATCAAATATAAAGAAAGGAAAATGCAAATTTAATAGGAAAAGAAATGAGAATATATGTCAAAGCCAAAGATTACCGTCTTGTAGTGCAGCCATGACCTCCGGATCACTAAATGCCGCCATTAGCTCAGGGTCCTGAAATTTGTCGAAGTACATTTAACATTAGAACAAGAACATAAAGAGTGTTTTTCATAAAGCACTTTACATTAACAACATATATCCAGATATCCAGCTATACTTACATTCAAGATTTTGCTAAAATCAACATTTCCAGGCACTCCACCTGCCATTCCTCCCGGGAAGCCTCCCGGCATCCCTCCTGGGAAGCCTCCGGGCATACCCCCTGGCATGCCACCTGGAAACCCACCAGGCATGCCTCCTGGAAACCCACCAGGCATGCCTCCGGGGTTTCTACTGGAAGATGATTGATCTTGCTTCTTAGCCTTCTCATATGCAGCCTACAAAAATAGAGAGTATGTTAGCAGCATGCCAAAAACTAAATTACATGGGATTACATAACATGGCACGCCTTTCTTGTGATAGACAGCAAGTTACCAGCATGCCAGCAACTAAAATACATGGAATAATGCATCCATATCAAAATTGAGAACCTGAGCTTCAGCACGACGTCTTTGCCTCTCACGCTCAAGTTTTTTCTCCGCTCTTTCCTTGTGCAGCCTTTCATACTTCCGTCGGTGTTCCTCAATCTTGTGAGCATTTGGTTCCACCTAGACAATCCAGAATTCGCAGTAAGATCCCAAAGCAAAAGCAACCATTTATATAAGACAGATATTCAGAATACCCCAAATGATTTGATACAATTCACGGCATTCAAATTACAATAAACGATGTCAACCATTATCTCCTATTCAACTATTTTCTAGTCAAGATAAAACTAATTTTCACGTTTTATAAACTTCTAATGGATCAATGTTCTACATTCTAAGATATCTCTTTTATAAATGTAAGTCATTTCAATTATTCGATTGATTTGAATATTCAGGCCATATCAATGTTGTATTTCACTGATATAAACAACCATAATCAAACTTATCTGTGTCCGATATTTCTTTTAACTTGAGGTGATTCTAAACTCATTGAGGTGGGATTTTCTTAAAATCAATTGAGtatcttattatatttatttgtagATGAAGTACATAATAGATTAGCAAATCTCATTCAGCTCATACGAAAGGACCACAGAACAAACCTTCTTAAGTACAGCACTTATTTCCTCATCATAATCAATGTTTGAAGCCACATGAAGATCCTTTGCAGCCTCTTCCCACTGACCAAGCATTGACCGTGCTATACCACGCGACTTGTAGCCTTTAGCAGAATCGGGATTGATCTGAATGAAGACAAATTTTAATACATACAACATAATGCATGTAAATGTACTGCCAATAAAAGACATCATATGGGTTATGCATTATGTACATTGTAGAATAGGAAATCATGTCGTGTTATGTTAGTATAAATTCATAATGTTCCCAAAACCAACTGtcgttcaaaaatatttttaaggaaACGCAAAAGGGAGTACCATGCacaataatttagaaaaaaataattgcaAATCAACCCATCACCTTATATCTAATATTAATATCACTTGGGTATATTTGGAAACTATAACTTTTCCAAATACATTCACCGAGTACATTCATAGACCTATTTTAAGTCAAGTAAGGATATGATTCTGTCCATCAATCTGCGATACTAAGCGGAAAGAATATAACCTGCAAAGCAGCATTTGCATCACGGATCGCAGCATTTGGTTTCTTCATTTTGATGTAAACACTGGCTGTAAATGATCaacaaatatataaaagaattaaCAGATATCACATACTTATAAGAACAAACAAACAGATCATGTTGGCAAAAGGACCAAGTCATACCTCTGGTGGCATACATTATGGCAGATGTAGGATTAAGCAAGATTGCCTCGGTCAAGTTCTCAATTGCCTCCTCGAACTTGCCTGCattagaaagatatgatattAAGATTACTGCTGCATTACCAAACAAGCCTATGATTAATTCTCAAAGAAATAAACATTTCCAATGCTATATAAGACATAATAACACTAGATAGTTTTTCAAAGTTTAGACCATTCAGAGATATAGAAATTATACTGTTATATTTATTTTGAGATTTTGTAACTTACCAAATTTACTACCCGTAACATAACTTACTAGATAAGAAGTTTTTATCCATTCTAGAAATTGTGGAATTAGGCAAGTGTGACCAATCCTCATTAAATAGGCCAGTTCTTTGTGCTTccttttgcccttctttttcacATAATTGTTTGGTTCGTCAAATTCACAAGTGGTGTGACCAACGAAAGAGAGTTGCCATCCCACAAGGAAAGAGGGTAACATTGTCTAACGATACCATTGCAACCTACTTTTATTAGGAGGGTGCCACATTATAATCTAGGTTTATATCTACAGTTACTGGACCACTAAAATTTGAAATGTTGCTCTTTGATGAGAACAAAAGCACTACATGGCAGTGACTATCCATGATGTTTGTTAACAAGGTCTTATGTTAAAACTTGAGATGTGGAAGGTTGCCAAGAAACAGAAATGGTGAGAGAAGAGAGGCAGGGAGAAAGGAGTTATAATGAAGCAGATTTAATTgctgaagaagaatgaagaatcacaAAAAATAAGTTCAGTGCAGGTTCATCTAAGAGAACTAACTCTGGGTTAAAATCAG is a window from the Arachis hypogaea cultivar Tifrunner chromosome 1, arahy.Tifrunner.gnm2.J5K5, whole genome shotgun sequence genome containing:
- the LOC112803849 gene encoding FAM10 family protein At4g22670 produces the protein MDASKLNQLKHFIEQCKSNPSVLADPSLSFFRDYLESLGAKLPASAYSKSRDVESDDDFEDAGDEEQPKVDEVEEEEDDEIIESDVELEGETVEPDNDPPQKMGDASVEVTEENRDAAQSAKAKAMEAISEGKFEEAIENLTEAILLNPTSAIMYATRASVYIKMKKPNAAIRDANAALQINPDSAKGYKSRGIARSMLGQWEEAAKDLHVASNIDYDEEISAVLKKVEPNAHKIEEHRRKYERLHKERAEKKLERERQRRRAEAQAAYEKAKKQDQSSSSRNPGGMPGGFPGGMPGGFPGGMPGGMPGGFPGGMPGGFPGGMAGGVPGNVDFSKILNDPELMAAFSDPEVMAALQDVMKNPANLAKHQSNPKVAPVIAKMMSKFGGPN